From Piscinibacter gummiphilus:
ATCTTGAAGCCCCTCGACGGCATGGGCGGCATGGGCATCTTCCGTGTCGGCCCCGACGGCCTGAACCTCGGCAGCATCATCGAGACGCTCAACAAGCACGGCGCGCAGACGGTGATGGTGCAGCGCTACCTGCCCGAGATTGCACAAGGCGACAAACGCATCCTCATCATCGACGGCGAGCCGATCCCGCATGCGCTGGCGCGCATCCCGCAGGGCAGCGAGATCCGCGGCAACATGGCCGTGGGTGGCAAGGGCGTGGCACAGCCCCTCTCGGCGCGCGACCACGAGATCGCATCGACCATCGGCCCCATCCTCGCGGAGCGTGGCCTGTTGCTCGTGGGCCTCGACGTGATCGGCGATTGCGTCACCGAGATCAACGTGACGAGCCCGACCGGCTTCCAGGAAATCACGCAGCAAACCGGCTTCGATGTAGCACGCGCGTTCATAAATGCGCTGGAGCGCCGAAGCGCGTGAAATAGCACGCCCGGCCTCGGGCTAGTCCCGAGCCAAGGCTCACATACCCGCTCCCATACTGCGCCGGCATCGGCATCACAGGAGGGCCGCCACACGGCCCAGGGAGAGAACATGAGCCAATCGATCACACGCCGCGCCTGCTTGCAGGGACTCGCCGCCACCTCCGCCAGCCTCGCGCTGCCTGCGGCTCACGCCGCCCCCGGCGACGAGATCCTGATCGGCCAGAGCGCGCACCTCACCGGCCCGGCCGCCGCGCAGCTGGTGCGGGTGCTCAAGGGCCAGGAACTGGCGCTCGAGGAGTTCAACGAACGCAAGGGGGGTGTGGCTGGCCGCAAGGTGCGGCTCATCACGCTCGACGACGCCTATGACCCCAAGCGCTGCGTCGAGAACGTGCACACGCTGATCGACAAGGAAAAGGTGGTCGCGCTCTACGGCCTGGGCAGCACGGCCAACGTGGCCGCGGTGCTGCCGGTGCTGGCCGAGAAGAAGGTGCCGCTGATCAGCGTCTACACCGGCGCGCCTTCGCTGCGCACGCCGCAGCACCCCTACTTCTTCACCACCATGGCCAGTTACCGCGACGAGGTCGGCAAGATGGTGCAGAACCTCGTGTCGGGCCAGCGCAAGCGCATCGCGGTGGCCGTGCTCAACAATGCCTTCGGCAAGGAAATGGCGCCGATGGTCGAAGACGTGGCCAAGGAACACGGCGCCTCCGTGGTGGCCACGCAGGCCATCGACATCACCGGCGCCAACGCCGTCAACGCCTGCAAGCTGCTCGGCGATGCCAAGCCCGACGGGCTCATCATCATGGCTTTCGGTCCGATGTTCGTGCCCACGGTGAAAGCCGCACGCGCCTACATCGGCGTGCCAATCTACGGGCCCACCATCGCCAACAGCCGCAACTCGATCGAAGCGCTGGGCGACGAAGCCCGTGGCATCGCCTTCACCCGGCTGCTGCCCAACGCGCTGCGGCCCACACTCAACGTCATCCGCGACTACGGTGCGGCGATGGAGCGCGCCAAGATCCCGATCGACTACGACCACTTCTTCGGCTACGTCAACCTGCGCGTGCTGCTCGAAGGCCTGCGCCGCGCTGGCAAGTCGGTCACACCGCAGAGCCTGGTGACCACGATGGAGCGTGCCGGCACGATGGACATCGGCGGCTACAAGCTCAACTACGGGCCGAACAACCACCACGGCTCCAAGCTTGTCGAGCTGACCATCATCGGGCCGGGCGGGCGCTACATCTCCTGAGCGGCCGGGCCTTTCGGGCGGGGGGCGACAATGCGGGTTTTGCTCCGCACGCCATGGCCGTCCTCTCCCTCTCCAACGCCGACCTCGCCTATGGCCATGTCGCCCTGCTCGACAAGGCCGCGTTCTCGCTCGAAGCCGGCGAACGCCTCGGCCTGATCGGCCGCAACGGCGCGGGCAAGTCCTCGCTGCTCAAGATCATCGCGGGGCTCGAGAAGCCCGACGATGGCCTGCTGCAGATGACGCAGGGCCTGCGCATCTGCTACGTGCCGCAGGAGCCGGTGTTCGACGCGCAGGCGAGCGTGTTCGACACCGTGAGCGAGGGGGTGGCCGAAGCCAAGCGCGTGCGCCAGCAGTACGAGGAGCACGCCGAAGGCACCGACCTCGATGCGCTGCAGACGCGCATCGAAGCGCTCGACGCGTGGACGTGGGAGCAGCGTGTCGACACAACGCTGCACCAGCTGCACCTCGACGGCGCGCGCATCGTGGGCGAACTCTCCGGTGGCATGAAGAAACGCGTGGCGCTCGCACAGGCGCTGGTGGCCGTGCCCGACGTGCTGCTGCTCGACGAGCCCACCAACCACCTCGACCTCGATTCCATCGCGTGGCTGGAAGAGCTGCTCAACGGTTTCAAGGGCAGCGTGATGCTGATCACCCACGACCGCGCCTTCCTCGACAACGTGGCCACGCGCATCCTCGAGCTCGACCGCGGCACGATCCGCAGCTACCCCGGCAACTTCAGCGCCTACGAGCGCACGAAGGAAGAGCAGCTCGCCTCGGAGGCGCTGGCCAACGCACGCGCCGACAAGCTGCTCGCGCAGGAAGAGGTGTGGATCCGCAAGGGCGTGGAAGCCCGCCGCACCCGCAGCGTGGCGCGCATCGAGCGGCTCAAGGTGCTGCGCGACCAGCGCCAGAAACGGCGCGATTCGCTGGGCCAGGTGAAGCTCGAGGTCGACTCGGGTGTGCCGAGCGGCAAGATCGTGGCCGAACTCAAGGACGTGTCGGTGCGCTTTGGCGAGAAGGTGATCGTCAAGGGCTTCAGCGCCACCATCCTGCGCGGCGACAAGGTCGGCCTGATCGGGCCAAATGGCGCGGGCAAGACCACGCTGCTCAAGCTCATCCTCGGCGAACTGAAGCCCGACAGCGGCACGGTGCGCCAGGGCTCGCGCATCGAGGTCGCCTACTTCGACCAGATGCGCAGCACCCTGAAGCTCGATGCGACCCTCGCCGACACCATCAGCCCCGGCAGCGAGTGGGTGGAGGTGAACGGCCAGCGCAAGCACGTGATGAGCTACCTCACCGACTTCCTCTTCTCACCCGAACGCGCCAACTCGCCGGTGCGCACGCTCTCGGGCGGCGAGCGCAATCGCCTGCTGCTGGCGCGACTCTTCGCGCTGCCCGCCAACGTGCTGGTGCTCGACGAACCCACCAACGACCTCGACATCGACACGCTGGAACTGCTCGAAGAGCTGCTGCAAAGCTACAACGGCACGGTGTTCCTGGTGAGCCACGACCGCCGCTTCCTCGACAACGTGGTCACGAGCACCATCGCGTGGGAGGGGGACGAATCACCAGGCCTCTGGCGCGAGTACGAAGGCGGCTACGAAGACTGGAAGATGCAGCAAGCCCGCGCCCGCGCGATGCGCGACGACAAGTCCACGAAGCCCTCGGCGCCACTGCCCGCCACAACCTCGGCTGCCGCCACCGCAGCACCGAAGAAGGCCAAGCTCAGCTACAAGGAGCAGCGCGAACTCGACGGCCTGCCGGCGCGCATCGAGGCGCTGGAGACCGAGCAGAAACAGCTCGGCGAGCAACTCAGCGGCACCGCCATCTACAGCGGCGACGCGCAGGTCCTCGCGCAGACACAGGCGCGCTTTTCGCAGATCGAGACGGAACTCATGGAAGCGCTCGAGCGCTGGGAACTCCTCGGCTCGAAGTAGGGCTCGAGCCCGTGGGCTAACGGCCGAGAGCGCCGAAGAACGATTCGCCGAAACCCGTCGGCCGCGTGCGGCTGACGATCAGGCCCGACTGCAGGTAGAGGGCGTTGAGCAGGCGCGAGGCGCGCTCGGTGTCGAAGCCTGGCCACTCGGCCATCTCGCGCAGGGTGTAGCGGTCGCCCTGCAGCTTCTGGATGGCACCCGGCAGCGCACCTGCCACGCGCAAGCCGGAGAGGTCGACACCGGGGGCCACGCGGTAGGCCACCTGGCCGGCGATCTCGGGCAGCAGAGCACTGCGCGCACCGCGCAGTGCCAGTTCCCACAAGAGTGGCCGCAGCGGGTGGTAGTGATGCCCTTCGCCGACCAGCGACGCCTCGGCATCGCCGGGCGGTCGCAGCACGGCGGGTTCGACATGCAGCACGCGCAGTTCGGTGGGCCGCTGCAGCAGCAGCGCGT
This genomic window contains:
- a CDS encoding ATP-binding cassette domain-containing protein, whose product is MAVLSLSNADLAYGHVALLDKAAFSLEAGERLGLIGRNGAGKSSLLKIIAGLEKPDDGLLQMTQGLRICYVPQEPVFDAQASVFDTVSEGVAEAKRVRQQYEEHAEGTDLDALQTRIEALDAWTWEQRVDTTLHQLHLDGARIVGELSGGMKKRVALAQALVAVPDVLLLDEPTNHLDLDSIAWLEELLNGFKGSVMLITHDRAFLDNVATRILELDRGTIRSYPGNFSAYERTKEEQLASEALANARADKLLAQEEVWIRKGVEARRTRSVARIERLKVLRDQRQKRRDSLGQVKLEVDSGVPSGKIVAELKDVSVRFGEKVIVKGFSATILRGDKVGLIGPNGAGKTTLLKLILGELKPDSGTVRQGSRIEVAYFDQMRSTLKLDATLADTISPGSEWVEVNGQRKHVMSYLTDFLFSPERANSPVRTLSGGERNRLLLARLFALPANVLVLDEPTNDLDIDTLELLEELLQSYNGTVFLVSHDRRFLDNVVTSTIAWEGDESPGLWREYEGGYEDWKMQQARARAMRDDKSTKPSAPLPATTSAAATAAPKKAKLSYKEQRELDGLPARIEALETEQKQLGEQLSGTAIYSGDAQVLAQTQARFSQIETELMEALERWELLGSK
- a CDS encoding ABC transporter substrate-binding protein, whose amino-acid sequence is MSQSITRRACLQGLAATSASLALPAAHAAPGDEILIGQSAHLTGPAAAQLVRVLKGQELALEEFNERKGGVAGRKVRLITLDDAYDPKRCVENVHTLIDKEKVVALYGLGSTANVAAVLPVLAEKKVPLISVYTGAPSLRTPQHPYFFTTMASYRDEVGKMVQNLVSGQRKRIAVAVLNNAFGKEMAPMVEDVAKEHGASVVATQAIDITGANAVNACKLLGDAKPDGLIIMAFGPMFVPTVKAARAYIGVPIYGPTIANSRNSIEALGDEARGIAFTRLLPNALRPTLNVIRDYGAAMERAKIPIDYDHFFGYVNLRVLLEGLRRAGKSVTPQSLVTTMERAGTMDIGGYKLNYGPNNHHGSKLVELTIIGPGGRYIS
- the gshB gene encoding glutathione synthase, coding for MKLLFVADPLESFKTYKDSTFAMMREAASRGHELWACEAKDLVWQRGGQVSAQARRFTLTGDPHDWFAPEARTGITLAGMDAVLMRSDPPFDSEYFYATHLLEQAEREGARVFNKPAALRDHPEKLAILEFPQFIGPTLVTRHAAEIRAFHAAHQDIILKPLDGMGGMGIFRVGPDGLNLGSIIETLNKHGAQTVMVQRYLPEIAQGDKRILIIDGEPIPHALARIPQGSEIRGNMAVGGKGVAQPLSARDHEIASTIGPILAERGLLLVGLDVIGDCVTEINVTSPTGFQEITQQTGFDVARAFINALERRSA